From Bacillota bacterium, a single genomic window includes:
- the rsxA gene encoding electron transport complex subunit RsxA yields MRDLLVIFFAGVLLNNFILSRFLGICPFIGVSKRIETATGMGMAVIFVMAVASVITWAVQYYILVPLHLGYLQTIAFILVIAALVQLVEMVILKVSPTLYQALGIYLPLITTNCAVLGVAIINIRENYDIIQTAVNGIAGAAGFTLAIVLFAGIRERLDFAPIPEALKGFPLALITAGLMSIAFLGFTGFKLAALFGL; encoded by the coding sequence ATGCGGGACCTCCTCGTGATATTCTTTGCGGGGGTTCTTCTTAATAATTTTATCCTGTCGAGATTTCTGGGCATCTGCCCGTTCATAGGGGTATCGAAGCGGATAGAGACTGCGACGGGCATGGGGATGGCGGTCATCTTCGTGATGGCCGTGGCCTCGGTGATCACCTGGGCGGTCCAGTATTATATCCTGGTCCCGCTCCACCTGGGTTACCTGCAGACCATCGCCTTCATCCTGGTGATAGCCGCCCTCGTCCAGCTCGTCGAGATGGTGATCCTGAAGGTAAGCCCGACGTTGTACCAGGCGCTCGGCATTTACCTTCCGCTCATCACCACGAATTGCGCAGTGCTCGGCGTGGCTATCATAAACATACGCGAGAACTATGATATCATCCAGACTGCCGTCAACGGCATAGCAGGCGCGGCCGGCTTCACGCTCGCCATAGTGTTGTTCGCCGGAATACGCGAAAGGCTTGATTTCGCGCCGATCCCTGAAGCCCTGAAGGGATTCCCGCTGGCTTTGATAACGGCGGGCCTCATGTCTATTGCCTTCCTGGGATTCACAGGCTTCAAACTGGCGGCGCTGTTCGGCCTGTGA
- the radC gene encoding DNA repair protein RadC, with translation MARSKRRTHIRIKEIPQEDRPRERLLKHGAVALLTAELVAIVLRTGSRDGNVVDVAHELMKTCGGLRGLAESAPEELARVKGIGLAKAVQLKAALELGRRVAVMNPLERFTVSGAADVARFLMPEVRHLDREHFKVVLLNTRNQILNIITVSVGSLDTALGHPREVFKEAIRRSSAGIILVHNHPSGDPTPSVDDVKITGRLMEAGKILGIDVLDHIILGDNKFLSMREKGLLEGSATS, from the coding sequence ATCGCAAGGTCTAAACGCAGGACACATATCCGCATCAAGGAGATCCCTCAGGAGGATCGCCCGAGGGAGAGACTCCTCAAGCATGGCGCAGTCGCTCTCTTGACCGCCGAGCTTGTTGCCATAGTGCTGCGGACAGGCTCGCGGGATGGGAATGTCGTGGATGTGGCGCACGAGCTTATGAAGACCTGCGGCGGGTTGAGGGGGCTAGCGGAGTCCGCGCCGGAGGAGCTTGCCCGGGTCAAGGGAATAGGGCTCGCAAAGGCTGTCCAGCTGAAGGCCGCTCTCGAGTTGGGGCGGCGGGTCGCAGTGATGAACCCGCTGGAGCGCTTCACCGTATCAGGCGCGGCGGATGTGGCCAGGTTTCTGATGCCAGAGGTTCGCCACTTGGACCGCGAGCACTTCAAGGTGGTGCTTCTCAACACACGGAATCAAATCCTTAATATAATTACGGTTTCAGTCGGCAGCCTTGATACGGCCCTCGGCCATCCCCGGGAGGTTTTCAAGGAGGCTATCAGGCGAAGCAGTGCCGGGATTATACTGGTTCACAATCACCCGAGCGGCGACCCGACGCCGAGCGTGGACGATGTAAAAATAACCGGGCGCCTGATGGAGGCCGGGAAGATCCTTGGTATAGATGTGCTGGATCATATCATACTTGGCGATAACAAGTTCCTCAGTATGAGAGAGAAGGGTTTGCTGGAAGGGAGCGCAACTTCATGA
- the mreD gene encoding rod shape-determining protein MreD: MKALLIFLILAACVVLEAAFFPYLPFSGAAPSLTLIAAALAGFFRGRTWGALVGLAGGLLEDAVTGRALGLSGLSKMIVGYIIGSIEEKVFKGNPIVPLVFVFVGALVDGVIYFGVGSSFGLLGDFMASLRHIIIPRAVVDVIIAGVLYRLACRLNQYLGQERLPKYRSI; the protein is encoded by the coding sequence ATGAAGGCCTTGCTTATCTTCCTGATCCTTGCGGCGTGCGTGGTGCTAGAGGCCGCATTTTTTCCGTACCTGCCCTTTTCTGGCGCGGCTCCCAGCCTTACCCTGATAGCCGCCGCCCTGGCTGGGTTTTTTCGCGGCCGTACATGGGGGGCTCTCGTTGGTCTGGCGGGTGGCCTCCTAGAGGATGCGGTGACGGGGCGCGCTCTGGGGCTTTCCGGCCTCTCAAAAATGATTGTAGGCTATATAATTGGATCCATAGAGGAGAAGGTGTTTAAGGGGAATCCTATTGTGCCCCTGGTTTTCGTCTTTGTCGGAGCCCTGGTGGATGGGGTCATATATTTTGGAGTTGGCAGTTCATTCGGCCTGTTGGGTGACTTCATGGCAAGCCTGAGACATATAATCATTCCCCGGGCGGTCGTCGACGTGATAATTGCCGGTGTCCTGTATAGACTGGCGTGCAGGCTGAACCAGTATTTGGGGCAGGAGAGGCTTCCCAAATACCGTAGCATTTGA
- a CDS encoding electron transport complex subunit E — MSVFSDFKNGIGNENPTFRLLIGMCPVLATSLAITNGIGMGIAATFVLVGSNVIVSLLRSFIPPKIRIPCFVVVIASFVTIVDLVMAAFTPGLHKVLGIFIPLIVVNCIILARAEAFASKNPVVNSLADGLGMGLGFTLALTLLSAIRELVGTGTILAAPDFGFAGIHIFNKDLAPVMMLLPPGAFITLGLLIGLINTLTRRKA, encoded by the coding sequence ATGAGCGTTTTCTCTGATTTCAAGAATGGGATAGGCAATGAGAACCCGACCTTTCGCCTCTTGATTGGCATGTGTCCTGTTCTCGCAACGAGCCTGGCCATTACGAACGGGATAGGTATGGGGATAGCGGCAACCTTCGTCCTGGTGGGATCGAATGTCATCGTCTCGCTGCTCAGGTCGTTCATCCCCCCAAAGATCAGGATACCTTGCTTCGTGGTTGTCATAGCCTCGTTCGTAACCATCGTCGATCTCGTGATGGCGGCGTTCACCCCGGGGCTCCACAAGGTGCTTGGAATATTCATCCCGTTGATCGTCGTCAACTGCATCATCCTGGCGAGGGCGGAGGCCTTTGCCTCCAAGAACCCTGTCGTGAACTCGCTGGCTGACGGGCTCGGCATGGGGCTCGGGTTCACGCTGGCGCTCACGCTCCTGAGCGCGATCAGGGAGCTGGTAGGGACGGGGACGATCCTCGCGGCGCCCGATTTCGGCTTCGCAGGGATCCATATCTTTAATAAAGACCTCGCTCCAGTCATGATGCTGCTCCCGCCGGGCGCGTTCATAACCCTTGGCCTGCTCATCGGGTTGATAAACACCCTGACGAGGCGCAAGGCGTAA
- the nadE gene encoding NAD(+) synthase codes for MVNPEKVSAKIVKWLEAKVRGAGARGAVVGLSGGIDSAVVAALAARAFPGGVLGLIMPCHSNPEDMRDAAEIAGVLGIPTRTVDLSPAYEALLSILAGGRGEPWGAGGSVECGPTDLAAANIKPRLRMITLYYFASKLNYLVLGTGNRSELTIGYFTKHGDGGVDLLPIGSLVKTQVRELATFLGIPERIRTKPPTAGLWEGQTDEGEMGMSYEDLDSYILNGQASDEVAARVQELARRSEHKRSLPAIPSPDELGLDSD; via the coding sequence TTGGTGAATCCTGAGAAGGTTTCAGCAAAGATCGTCAAGTGGCTCGAGGCGAAGGTCAGGGGGGCGGGGGCAAGGGGCGCGGTCGTGGGTTTGAGCGGCGGCATAGATTCGGCTGTTGTGGCAGCCCTCGCAGCGCGAGCGTTTCCCGGCGGAGTCCTGGGTCTTATAATGCCATGCCACAGCAACCCTGAGGATATGAGAGACGCTGCCGAGATTGCCGGTGTCTTAGGCATTCCAACGCGGACGGTGGACCTGAGCCCGGCATATGAAGCCCTCTTGTCTATTCTGGCGGGGGGCCGGGGCGAGCCATGGGGGGCAGGGGGGAGCGTAGAGTGCGGTCCCACCGACCTTGCGGCTGCCAACATCAAGCCGCGGCTCCGCATGATCACCCTATATTATTTTGCCTCGAAGTTGAATTACCTCGTGCTGGGCACTGGGAACAGGAGCGAGCTTACGATAGGCTATTTCACCAAGCACGGTGACGGCGGCGTTGACCTCCTGCCGATCGGGAGCCTCGTAAAAACCCAGGTCAGGGAGCTGGCAACGTTCCTTGGGATACCGGAACGTATACGGACCAAGCCCCCGACAGCCGGTCTCTGGGAGGGTCAGACGGATGAGGGCGAGATGGGGATGTCCTATGAGGACCTTGACAGCTATATCCTCAACGGCCAGGCCTCAGACGAGGTGGCGGCGCGCGTCCAGGAGCTGGCGCGCCGCAGCGAGCATAAGAGGTCGCTGCCTGCAATCCCCAGCCCGGACGAGCTTGGGTTGGACTCTGATTAG
- a CDS encoding rod shape-determining protein, protein MILDPILGLFSKDMGIDLGTANTLVYVRGKGIVLQEPSVVAIRRDTDEVLAVGNEANRMVGRTPGNIVVVRPMKDGVIADFDVTETMIRHFISRAHRGRGFFRPRVVIGVPSGVTEVEKRAVIDAALQAGAREAYLIEEPMAAAIGAGLPVHEPTGNMVVDVGGGTTEIAVISLGGIVASKSIRIAGDEMDEAVAQHVKRSYNLMIGERTAEEVKKRIGSAYPLDNADESMEIKGRDMVTGLPKTVKVSANEIQQALAEPVAAIVEAVRLTLEKTPPELAADIMDKGIVMAGGGSLLRGLDRLLAEETSMPVQRTEDPLTCVALGTGVALESLDTYRRVLMTPKES, encoded by the coding sequence ATGATACTCGACCCTATATTGGGCCTTTTTTCGAAGGATATGGGAATTGACTTGGGGACAGCCAATACCCTGGTTTACGTCAGGGGTAAAGGCATAGTATTGCAGGAACCCTCGGTTGTCGCGATCCGGCGCGACACGGACGAGGTCCTGGCTGTGGGCAACGAGGCCAACCGGATGGTGGGCAGGACCCCCGGTAATATTGTGGTCGTCAGGCCGATGAAGGATGGAGTTATCGCAGATTTTGATGTTACAGAGACCATGATACGCCATTTCATTTCAAGGGCCCACAGGGGAAGGGGCTTCTTCAGGCCGCGCGTTGTTATTGGGGTGCCGTCTGGTGTAACGGAGGTCGAGAAACGAGCTGTGATCGACGCGGCGCTCCAGGCAGGTGCGAGGGAGGCCTATTTGATCGAGGAGCCCATGGCTGCAGCCATAGGCGCGGGGCTCCCGGTGCATGAACCGACGGGCAATATGGTTGTTGATGTCGGCGGGGGGACCACTGAGATCGCCGTAATCTCCCTGGGCGGGATTGTTGCCAGCAAGTCGATCCGCATCGCCGGGGATGAAATGGATGAGGCTGTGGCGCAGCATGTGAAGCGAAGCTATAACCTCATGATAGGCGAGAGGACGGCTGAAGAGGTCAAGAAGCGGATCGGGTCGGCCTACCCCCTGGACAATGCCGACGAGAGCATGGAGATCAAGGGGCGCGATATGGTGACGGGCCTCCCGAAGACGGTGAAGGTCTCGGCCAATGAGATACAGCAGGCCCTGGCCGAGCCCGTGGCGGCGATCGTCGAGGCTGTGAGGTTGACCCTGGAGAAGACCCCGCCCGAGCTCGCTGCGGATATAATGGATAAGGGCATCGTTATGGCCGGCGGGGGCTCGCTCTTGAGGGGGCTTGACCGGCTCCTCGCGGAGGAGACGAGCATGCCGGTGCAGCGGACGGAGGATCCATTGACCTGCGTGGCGCTGGGAACAGGTGTAGCGCTTGAAAGCCTGGATACCTACAGGAGAGTCTTAATGACACCCAAAGAGAGCTGA
- a CDS encoding RnfABCDGE type electron transport complex subunit B — protein sequence MVYLKAILSLAGLGAVFGIMLGLAARKFAVESDPRVEKITGVLPGANCGGCGYPGCSGLASAIVTGSAPVDACPVGGQVVADRVSEIMGVQPAPARERQVAKVMCGGGEDKATSRFAYIGIRDCGAAGLVSGGPKACTFGCLGFGTCVKACPFGAMEMGADGLPVIDEAKCTGCGKCIEACPRGIIALVPVSARTQVLCRSHARGAEVRKVCKVGCIGCGICVKTCPNSAIVLEDNLARIIPDKCDNCGKCVEKCPTRCIVMTSQRDLHTVVTGGVGAGKGLSTGTEGPGGCCVAK from the coding sequence ATGGTGTATCTCAAGGCTATTCTGAGTCTTGCGGGCCTGGGGGCGGTATTTGGGATCATGCTTGGCCTTGCGGCGAGGAAGTTCGCGGTGGAGTCTGATCCCCGGGTCGAGAAGATCACCGGGGTCCTGCCGGGTGCGAATTGCGGCGGGTGTGGTTATCCGGGGTGTAGCGGCCTGGCGTCGGCCATTGTAACGGGTTCGGCCCCTGTTGATGCATGCCCGGTCGGGGGCCAGGTTGTGGCTGATAGGGTATCCGAGATCATGGGCGTCCAGCCTGCCCCTGCCAGGGAACGCCAGGTGGCGAAGGTCATGTGTGGGGGCGGCGAAGATAAGGCGACGAGCAGATTTGCATATATAGGCATAAGGGATTGCGGGGCTGCCGGGCTTGTGAGCGGGGGGCCGAAAGCGTGCACGTTCGGCTGCCTCGGGTTTGGGACGTGCGTGAAGGCATGCCCATTTGGGGCCATGGAGATGGGGGCGGACGGCCTCCCGGTCATTGACGAGGCGAAGTGCACGGGTTGCGGTAAGTGCATCGAAGCCTGCCCGCGGGGCATCATAGCCCTTGTGCCGGTGTCCGCGAGGACCCAGGTCCTCTGCAGGTCGCACGCGCGGGGGGCCGAGGTCAGGAAGGTGTGCAAGGTCGGGTGTATAGGCTGCGGGATTTGCGTCAAGACCTGTCCGAATTCTGCTATCGTGCTCGAGGATAATCTCGCCAGGATTATCCCTGATAAGTGCGATAACTGCGGGAAGTGCGTTGAGAAGTGCCCGACCAGGTGCATAGTCATGACAAGTCAAAGGGATTTGCATACCGTCGTGACGGGTGGGGTGGGCGCAGGGAAAGGCCTCTCGACGGGGACTGAGGGCCCGGGAGGGTGCTGTGTTGCAAAGTGA
- a CDS encoding RnfABCDGE type electron transport complex subunit G, whose product MRDVIRLGVILMLICGVAAAVLAYVNNVTEDRIAAQKALEEEHALESVLASAREFRDETEKVKTDLTGADLSIVQGLYVGYADGRPVGVAVRVAPAGYGGPIESIVGISLDGVVQGVTVINQQETPGLGANVASQDFEGRFKGKVAGSPVKLTKDGGDIQALTGATISSRAVTKGVEAALRAFQLMLSKGVVGK is encoded by the coding sequence GTGCGTGATGTTATAAGGCTTGGTGTCATATTGATGTTAATATGCGGCGTTGCCGCCGCTGTTCTTGCTTATGTAAATAATGTGACCGAGGACCGCATAGCCGCCCAGAAGGCCCTCGAGGAGGAGCATGCGCTGGAGAGCGTCCTCGCATCGGCGAGGGAATTCAGGGATGAGACGGAAAAGGTGAAGACGGACCTAACGGGGGCCGACCTGTCGATCGTCCAGGGCCTCTATGTGGGTTATGCCGATGGAAGGCCCGTCGGGGTGGCGGTCCGCGTTGCCCCCGCCGGGTATGGTGGGCCGATTGAGAGCATCGTCGGGATATCGCTGGATGGTGTCGTCCAGGGTGTGACGGTCATCAACCAGCAGGAGACCCCGGGGCTCGGGGCCAACGTCGCGAGCCAGGATTTCGAGGGGAGGTTCAAGGGCAAGGTCGCGGGCTCCCCCGTTAAGCTGACAAAGGATGGCGGAGACATACAGGCCCTTACAGGGGCGACGATTTCATCCCGGGCCGTTACAAAGGGAGTTGAAGCGGCGCTTCGTGCGTTTCAGTTGATGCTTTCCAAGGGGGTTGTGGGGAAATGA
- the mreC gene encoding rod shape-determining protein MreC yields MRREVFTNRKVLGGIFVILALISLIFVTSRDRARLTGVEYVLRDALAPMISFVAESTRGCRDAIGALLHSGSLRAENEHLRLEVAQLQAQILQLEEYQRENERLRKLLDFEAQTPYKMMAARVIGRDPANWLSVLIINKGRKHGIRRNMPVVTFEGLVGRIISATNSTATVLLITDPKSAVGGVLARSRDLVLVEGQAIDPGFLSVKALTSEVDMKAGDSIISSGYGGIFPKGIMIGRIRSISEGKYRVSKRAIAEPVVDFAKLEEVLVITGK; encoded by the coding sequence GTGAGGCGCGAGGTCTTTACGAATAGGAAGGTCCTGGGGGGCATCTTTGTTATCCTTGCTCTCATTTCCTTGATCTTTGTAACATCGCGTGATCGCGCCAGGCTGACGGGTGTGGAGTATGTCCTGAGGGATGCGCTGGCACCCATGATCTCGTTTGTCGCGGAGTCCACCCGGGGGTGCAGGGATGCTATAGGGGCGTTGCTCCATTCTGGATCTCTCCGGGCCGAGAACGAGCATCTCCGCCTGGAGGTAGCTCAGCTGCAGGCTCAGATCCTCCAACTCGAGGAGTACCAGAGGGAGAACGAAAGGCTGCGGAAGCTTCTCGATTTTGAGGCCCAGACTCCTTACAAGATGATGGCCGCCCGGGTGATAGGCCGTGATCCGGCGAACTGGCTCTCGGTCCTCATAATCAACAAGGGGAGGAAGCATGGCATAAGGCGGAATATGCCCGTGGTCACCTTTGAGGGCCTTGTGGGCCGGATAATCTCGGCGACCAACAGCACGGCGACGGTTCTCTTGATAACGGACCCCAAGAGCGCTGTGGGGGGAGTGCTTGCGAGATCGAGGGATCTGGTGCTCGTCGAAGGCCAGGCGATAGATCCGGGATTTCTGTCCGTGAAGGCGCTCACGTCCGAAGTTGATATGAAGGCAGGGGACAGCATCATTTCCTCCGGGTATGGAGGCATCTTCCCCAAGGGGATAATGATCGGCAGAATTAGGTCGATCTCCGAGGGGAAGTACCGGGTATCCAAGAGGGCTATAGCTGAGCCTGTTGTTGATTTCGCCAAGCTCGAGGAGGTTCTGGTGATTACAGGCAAATGA
- the maf gene encoding septum formation protein Maf encodes MRGAKKRRLILASASRGRKWVLEQLGLDFDVMLSCVDEEGFNITDPVELVSRLSLEKARDVAARVGTGSGDGPEDGALVIGSDTVVVQDGEIIGKPRDLEDARRMLMRLAGRAHEVVSGVALVEAGSGRCQVDHDITTVRVRDISHDIIERYIRTGEPLGKAGAYAIQGRGALIIDGIDGCYFNVVGLPIRKLSDMLMNFGVELFQPM; translated from the coding sequence ATGCGGGGCGCAAAAAAGAGGAGGTTGATACTGGCTTCCGCCTCGCGAGGCAGGAAGTGGGTCCTGGAGCAACTTGGCTTGGACTTCGATGTGATGCTGAGCTGCGTGGACGAGGAGGGATTCAATATCACCGACCCGGTTGAGCTCGTTTCGAGGTTATCCCTCGAGAAGGCGCGAGACGTGGCCGCAAGGGTTGGGACCGGGTCAGGGGATGGCCCGGAGGATGGCGCCCTTGTGATAGGTTCTGATACTGTTGTCGTGCAGGACGGGGAGATCATCGGCAAGCCCAGGGACCTGGAGGATGCCAGGAGGATGCTCATGAGGCTCGCAGGGAGGGCTCACGAGGTTGTATCGGGGGTCGCTCTTGTGGAAGCTGGGAGCGGGCGATGCCAGGTTGACCATGATATCACCACGGTTAGGGTGCGCGACATATCACATGACATCATCGAAAGGTATATACGGACGGGGGAGCCCCTCGGCAAGGCGGGTGCATATGCCATACAGGGCCGGGGCGCGCTGATCATCGATGGGATAGATGGGTGTTATTTCAATGTCGTCGGCCTCCCCATAAGGAAGCTGAGCGACATGTTGATGAATTTTGGCGTCGAGCTCTTCCAACCCATGTGA